From a single Rhodococcus qingshengii JCM 15477 genomic region:
- a CDS encoding SRPBCC family protein, whose amino-acid sequence MQHTVVVITDIYAPPAVIFDLELDMDEHSASLRATDEVAVTSTGRSTLGEGDEVSFTARHLGWRFSMTSRITQYNRPYSFTDEQVRGPFAAMRHEHVFDVQPGGWTRMHDRFTVTAPFGALGHLALRLAVGPYRRRLLEQRAAHIKGRAEVGTPFIE is encoded by the coding sequence GTGCAACACACCGTAGTCGTGATCACCGATATCTATGCTCCACCGGCGGTGATCTTCGATCTCGAACTCGACATGGACGAACACTCGGCCTCGCTCCGCGCAACAGATGAGGTGGCAGTCACGAGTACGGGTAGATCGACGCTGGGAGAGGGCGACGAGGTGTCGTTCACTGCTCGGCATCTCGGGTGGAGATTCTCGATGACAAGCCGGATCACGCAGTACAACCGTCCGTACTCGTTCACAGACGAGCAGGTCCGCGGCCCGTTTGCCGCAATGCGGCACGAGCACGTCTTCGACGTTCAGCCGGGTGGGTGGACGCGGATGCATGACCGCTTCACGGTTACGGCCCCCTTCGGGGCGCTCGGACACCTGGCACTGAGGTTGGCTGTCGGCCCGTATCGGCGGCGCCTTCTCGAGCAACGCGCCGCGCACATCAAGGGCCGCGCAGAAGTCGGCACGCCTTTCATCGAGTGA
- a CDS encoding 2-phosphosulfolactate phosphatase, whose protein sequence is MNPEHRQLDYGLRFDWGLRGAEAIAAGVDVAVVVDVLSFTTTLSVAADAGIDVLPFSWNDESAVDYARDADAVLAVRRSVAREGQISLSPKTIRETEAPSRLVLPSPNGSTIAFALASEVAVCVGASLRNAYAVADWIVHEHGPGSRVAIVASGEKWPGGELRPAVEDLWGAGAVVTALTAAGWDGHVSPEARMAADAWAAVADSYEDRLRDCASGRELIAMGFPHDVAIASELDDSDTVPVLEDRVFRGQRTGRRLNKLRAQR, encoded by the coding sequence ATGAATCCGGAGCATCGCCAACTCGATTACGGACTTCGATTCGACTGGGGGTTGCGCGGCGCCGAAGCGATTGCTGCCGGCGTCGATGTGGCAGTGGTGGTAGACGTTCTCTCGTTCACGACGACGCTGAGCGTTGCCGCCGACGCGGGAATCGACGTACTTCCCTTTTCCTGGAATGACGAGAGTGCGGTCGACTACGCGCGTGATGCCGATGCGGTTCTGGCTGTACGGCGAAGTGTGGCCAGAGAGGGTCAGATCAGTCTGTCTCCCAAGACGATTCGCGAGACCGAGGCGCCAAGTCGGCTGGTGCTGCCGTCTCCGAACGGGTCGACTATCGCGTTTGCATTGGCGTCCGAGGTTGCGGTGTGTGTCGGCGCTTCCTTGAGGAACGCTTATGCCGTCGCGGATTGGATTGTGCACGAACATGGTCCGGGATCGCGGGTTGCGATAGTCGCATCCGGGGAGAAGTGGCCCGGTGGAGAGTTGCGCCCGGCGGTGGAGGATCTGTGGGGTGCCGGTGCGGTTGTCACGGCGCTGACCGCTGCTGGTTGGGACGGCCACGTATCGCCCGAGGCTCGGATGGCGGCGGATGCGTGGGCGGCGGTGGCGGATTCGTACGAGGACCGCCTGCGGGACTGTGCCTCAGGACGTGAGTTGATCGCCATGGGGTTTCCACACGACGTCGCCATCGCCTCGGAACTCGACGACAGCGACACCGTACCTGTTCTCGAAGATCGTGTGTTTCGAGGTCAGCGCACCGGGCGTCGGTTGAACAAACTCCGTGCCCAGAGGTAG
- a CDS encoding transglutaminase domain-containing protein → MTAVLDYTSAGPFTRIDGVDPLALESLSTDPVKICRVVPYLVVQPTDAQSLNLPADRFDENQIRPASVLLQRLLALDPAPVTSAREPDNRVVGTCRHFAVLSCAFLRYRGFAARVRCGFATYFQPGQGVDHWITEYWDDAGKRWIRIDSEILGQNVLPHAHDLQPGEFLSGGEAWLAYRRGEIDASQFGVYGTENWGPAEIRGNAVKDLAAMNKVETLPWDEWGRMTDAYDGKTGADYDLLLDDVAAVCAADDPVAVRALYEHDDLRVPDKLIRF, encoded by the coding sequence ATGACGGCGGTTCTCGACTACACATCAGCAGGACCGTTCACCCGCATCGATGGAGTGGACCCGCTCGCCCTCGAGTCGCTCTCCACCGACCCCGTGAAAATATGCCGGGTAGTGCCGTACCTGGTGGTCCAACCCACCGATGCTCAGTCGCTGAATCTGCCTGCCGACCGATTCGACGAAAACCAGATCCGGCCGGCAAGCGTTCTGCTCCAACGCCTGCTTGCGCTCGATCCGGCACCGGTGACCTCCGCCCGTGAACCCGACAATCGGGTCGTCGGAACCTGTCGGCACTTTGCAGTTTTGAGTTGTGCGTTTCTGCGCTACCGCGGTTTTGCCGCCCGGGTCCGTTGTGGTTTCGCCACCTACTTTCAACCGGGACAGGGCGTGGACCACTGGATCACCGAGTACTGGGACGACGCAGGCAAGCGGTGGATCCGCATCGATTCCGAGATCCTCGGACAGAACGTCCTTCCTCACGCCCATGATCTGCAGCCGGGAGAATTCCTCAGTGGTGGTGAGGCGTGGCTGGCATATCGACGCGGCGAGATCGACGCGTCCCAGTTCGGGGTGTACGGCACCGAGAACTGGGGGCCTGCCGAGATCCGCGGCAACGCAGTGAAGGATCTCGCCGCGATGAACAAGGTCGAAACCCTGCCGTGGGACGAGTGGGGTCGTATGACGGACGCCTACGACGGAAAGACCGGCGCCGACTACGACCTACTGTTGGACGATGTCGCCGCGGTGTGCGCCGCCGACGATCCCGTTGCCGTGCGAGCACTGTACGAGCACGATGACTTGCGCGTGCCGGACAAGCTGATTCGTTTCTGA
- a CDS encoding acyl-[acyl-carrier-protein] thioesterase, producing MNRTKVDDHVAMAELPTTGSIFQASWPVRTGDIHTDKQLRLDAIARYLQDAGFDNLVDRGAMDTHPLWMVRRTVIDVLEPVVWPDRVHLQRWCSGLSNKWCSMRVRIRSDGGGLIETEAFWINIDPKTGMPASISEKFTAALASTAVDQHLHWRRWIDPTPDTTPSADTPFPLRSSDFDPFDHVNNAIYWQPVEDALPDRLRGGPFRAILEYTQPIKRGEQVSVRTGTNTLHIDAGDEARASARWFALTPKNSDQG from the coding sequence ATGAACCGTACAAAAGTCGACGACCACGTAGCGATGGCCGAACTACCGACAACCGGAAGCATCTTCCAGGCCTCGTGGCCGGTGCGTACGGGTGACATCCACACCGACAAACAACTGCGCCTCGACGCGATCGCGCGCTACCTCCAAGACGCGGGCTTCGACAATCTCGTCGACCGCGGCGCCATGGATACACACCCGCTGTGGATGGTACGAAGAACGGTGATCGATGTACTCGAACCGGTCGTCTGGCCGGATCGAGTTCACCTACAGCGCTGGTGTTCAGGCCTGTCGAACAAGTGGTGTTCGATGCGAGTTCGCATCAGATCCGATGGCGGCGGGTTGATCGAAACCGAGGCGTTCTGGATCAACATCGACCCGAAGACGGGAATGCCGGCATCCATCAGTGAGAAGTTCACCGCTGCCCTGGCATCAACGGCCGTGGACCAGCATCTTCACTGGCGTCGGTGGATCGACCCGACCCCGGACACGACGCCGTCAGCGGATACGCCGTTCCCGTTGCGCTCGAGCGATTTCGACCCCTTCGATCACGTGAACAACGCAATCTACTGGCAGCCCGTGGAAGATGCGCTGCCCGACAGATTACGAGGCGGGCCCTTTCGCGCGATCCTCGAGTACACCCAGCCCATCAAGAGAGGTGAGCAGGTGAGCGTGCGAACCGGCACGAACACGCTGCACATCGACGCAGGCGACGAGGCACGTGCGTCGGCGCGGTGGTTCGCCTTGACTCCGAAGAACAGCGATCAGGGGTGA
- a CDS encoding ArsR/SmtB family transcription factor, translating into MDIEGVDVVTNVAVLARFGHALSDETRTRILLELKTAPRYPSDLAETLAVTRQKLSNHLACLRGCGLVVAVPEGRRTRYELADVHIGRALDDLLGVVLAVDPSYCPDSESEGCC; encoded by the coding sequence ATGGATATCGAGGGCGTAGATGTGGTGACCAACGTGGCGGTGCTTGCGAGGTTCGGGCATGCACTGTCCGACGAGACTCGGACACGGATACTGCTCGAACTGAAGACCGCACCGCGGTATCCGTCCGACCTCGCTGAAACGCTGGCTGTGACCAGGCAGAAGCTGTCCAACCATCTGGCGTGCCTGCGCGGTTGTGGCTTGGTGGTGGCCGTCCCGGAAGGGCGCCGGACCAGATACGAACTCGCCGATGTACATATCGGTCGGGCCCTCGACGACCTGCTCGGGGTCGTACTCGCGGTGGATCCGTCGTACTGCCCGGACAGCGAATCAGAGGGGTGCTGCTGA
- a CDS encoding GAP family protein: MGSLLLQQIPLALGIIMSPLAVVAVVAVLFSERARINSIAYLIGWYLGIVVALAGSYVILTALQVHQRTHPPLWVPIIHLVLGATLLAGAWFVYSRSRRGVQAMAAAVAPGDVVAAAPQLPKMLQSVEHFQPMRSGVLGFALFVLNPIDMSCAIAAAMNLRLSTVAPTSQIVSAVIFSLVSVTSVAVPVALLLIKKDEATEPLLKIRTWIATNTHLLNVGLLVLIAAMQISKGVQGL; encoded by the coding sequence ATGGGATCGCTGCTACTGCAACAGATCCCGCTGGCGCTCGGGATCATCATGAGCCCGCTGGCGGTTGTCGCCGTTGTGGCCGTACTGTTTTCCGAACGAGCGCGTATCAACAGCATTGCGTACCTGATCGGGTGGTATCTCGGAATAGTTGTCGCGCTGGCCGGTTCGTACGTCATCTTGACCGCACTCCAGGTTCATCAGCGCACACACCCTCCGCTGTGGGTGCCCATCATCCATCTCGTTCTCGGGGCAACTCTGCTGGCGGGTGCCTGGTTCGTCTACTCACGCAGTCGTCGCGGGGTTCAGGCGATGGCGGCTGCAGTTGCCCCTGGCGACGTTGTGGCTGCGGCCCCTCAGCTGCCGAAGATGCTGCAATCGGTTGAGCACTTCCAACCAATGCGATCCGGTGTGCTCGGTTTCGCGCTGTTCGTTCTCAACCCCATCGACATGTCGTGTGCCATCGCAGCAGCGATGAACCTTCGTCTCAGCACCGTGGCACCGACGTCGCAGATCGTCTCGGCCGTGATCTTCTCGTTGGTGTCCGTGACCTCGGTCGCGGTACCTGTTGCCCTCCTGCTGATCAAGAAGGACGAGGCAACCGAACCGCTGCTGAAGATCCGCACCTGGATAGCCACCAACACGCACTTGCTGAACGTCGGGCTCCTCGTCCTGATCGCGGCGATGCAGATCAGTAAAGGGGTGCAAGGACTATGA
- a CDS encoding cation transporter → MVAPVDGVGLSTDRRALLSRRIRIFVAITISYNVVEAIIALAEGTRVSSAALFGFGLDSVIEVSSAAAVAWQFSAPDPTSREKTALRVIAFSFFGLAAYVSFDAIRSLFGLGEAQHTSVGILLAAVSLAIMPALSYAQRRAGRELGSLSAVADSKQTLLCTYLSAVLLVGLLLNSLLGWSWADPIAALVIAVIAVKEGINAWKGDPCCPVVAVPESGDECDCC, encoded by the coding sequence ATGGTTGCGCCCGTTGACGGTGTCGGGCTCTCGACTGACCGGCGTGCGCTCTTGTCGAGAAGAATTCGCATCTTCGTGGCGATCACGATCAGCTACAACGTCGTCGAAGCGATCATCGCGCTGGCGGAGGGCACACGGGTGTCGTCCGCAGCACTGTTCGGTTTCGGCCTTGATTCGGTGATCGAAGTGTCCTCGGCGGCAGCTGTTGCCTGGCAGTTCTCGGCGCCGGATCCGACGAGCCGTGAGAAGACGGCACTGCGAGTGATCGCATTCTCGTTCTTCGGGCTCGCTGCGTACGTCTCGTTCGACGCGATTCGGTCGCTGTTCGGTCTGGGGGAAGCTCAGCACACGAGCGTCGGAATACTCTTGGCTGCGGTGAGTTTGGCGATCATGCCGGCCCTGTCCTATGCGCAACGCCGAGCCGGTCGGGAGTTGGGTTCGCTGTCGGCGGTCGCGGATTCGAAGCAGACGCTGCTCTGCACTTACCTCTCTGCTGTCTTGTTGGTCGGTTTGCTGCTCAACTCGCTGCTCGGCTGGTCGTGGGCGGATCCGATTGCGGCACTGGTCATCGCCGTCATCGCGGTGAAAGAAGGCATCAACGCGTGGAAGGGTGATCCGTGCTGCCCGGTTGTGGCTGTGCCCGAGAGCGGTGACGAGTGCGACTGCTGCTGA
- a CDS encoding GAP family protein has product MGSVIGDLLPLAVGVAVSPIPIIAAILMLLSKRAGSTSVGFALGWILGIVVATVIFVLLSSKLGDSEGDPSATVSWIKLALGVLLLAFGVKQWRGRGGEHETPKWMHAIDDMTAVKGLGLGFALAAINPKNLMMCIAAGISIGSASLGSGEVVVAILVFTIIAACTVCVPVIGYLVAAERLRGPLAKLKVWLQENNATVMSVLILVIGVVLIGKGIGGL; this is encoded by the coding sequence ATGGGATCTGTCATCGGGGATCTGTTACCCCTCGCGGTCGGCGTTGCGGTATCGCCGATCCCGATCATCGCGGCAATCTTGATGTTGTTGTCCAAGCGTGCCGGCAGCACGAGCGTCGGGTTCGCGCTGGGCTGGATACTGGGAATCGTCGTCGCCACCGTGATCTTCGTGCTTCTGTCCAGCAAGCTCGGTGACTCCGAAGGTGATCCGTCAGCGACAGTGTCGTGGATCAAGCTGGCGTTGGGTGTATTGCTTCTTGCGTTCGGAGTCAAGCAATGGCGCGGACGCGGAGGCGAGCACGAAACCCCGAAGTGGATGCACGCCATCGATGACATGACCGCTGTCAAAGGCCTCGGCTTGGGCTTCGCTCTGGCTGCGATCAATCCGAAGAATCTGATGATGTGTATCGCGGCCGGAATCTCGATCGGATCCGCGTCATTGGGCTCCGGAGAAGTTGTTGTCGCCATTCTGGTTTTCACGATCATCGCGGCCTGCACAGTGTGCGTGCCCGTGATCGGCTACCTCGTTGCCGCGGAGCGACTGCGTGGTCCGCTGGCCAAGCTGAAGGTGTGGTTGCAGGAAAACAACGCCACGGTGATGAGTGTGTTGATCCTGGTTATTGGTGTTGTTCTCATCGGCAAGGGCATCGGCGGTCTCTGA
- a CDS encoding DUF4097 family beta strand repeat-containing protein — protein sequence MPTFSTPDPITLNFDVAVAHIRITASSRNDTVVEVLPSNSSREVDVRVAEQTRVEFAGGRLQIKTPKQRGLGIFGKAGSVDISVQLPSGSELEGTAAVASLRSEGTLGRSRVKVSAGDCTLETTGPLNVSTGAGAIIVEHVAGDIDTSTGSGSIRIGRVDGNAEVKNSNGDINIGTITGALKAKTANGSVAVEHAESDASAATANGDIRFETIESGVVSAKTAAGRIHIGVRSGTAARFDAHTSFGRVDNQMNATHGPASTERRVDVRAHTSYGDIVIRRSEPREESNKKI from the coding sequence ATGCCTACATTCAGCACACCTGACCCCATCACCTTGAACTTCGACGTGGCAGTCGCACACATCCGGATCACGGCGAGCAGCCGCAACGACACTGTCGTGGAAGTGTTGCCCAGCAACTCGTCTCGCGAGGTCGACGTTCGAGTCGCCGAACAAACGCGCGTCGAATTCGCAGGTGGCCGGCTGCAGATCAAGACTCCGAAACAGCGCGGCCTCGGCATCTTCGGGAAGGCAGGATCTGTGGACATCTCCGTTCAGCTTCCCTCCGGCTCGGAACTCGAAGGCACTGCTGCAGTTGCCAGCCTCCGTAGCGAAGGCACTCTCGGACGATCACGGGTGAAGGTTTCCGCGGGCGATTGCACACTGGAAACCACCGGGCCGCTCAACGTCAGCACCGGGGCCGGCGCGATCATCGTCGAGCACGTGGCCGGTGACATCGACACGAGCACCGGGTCCGGAAGCATCCGCATCGGCCGCGTCGACGGCAACGCGGAGGTCAAGAACTCCAACGGCGACATCAACATCGGCACGATCACCGGCGCACTGAAGGCGAAGACCGCCAACGGCAGTGTCGCCGTCGAGCACGCCGAATCCGACGCGAGCGCCGCAACCGCCAACGGCGACATCCGTTTCGAGACCATCGAGAGTGGAGTCGTATCCGCCAAGACGGCCGCCGGGCGAATCCATATCGGCGTTCGATCCGGAACCGCCGCACGATTCGACGCTCATACGTCCTTCGGCCGCGTCGACAACCAGATGAATGCCACGCACGGTCCGGCTTCCACTGAACGCCGGGTAGACGTCCGGGCACACACCAGTTACGGCGACATCGTCATTCGACGTTCGGAGCCCCGAGAAGAATCCAACAAGAAGATCTAG
- a CDS encoding DUF7144 family membrane protein, translating into MTAPPREPANHPVRQGFAVGTTFAAAILLLTAGIVALLQGIAAVADNNLFVVGINYTYKFDITTWGWIHIILGIIGIVVALGLFTGAVWARAAAIVIASLSIIANFLWMPYYPLWSILVIALDVVVIWAVATWDRDRV; encoded by the coding sequence ATGACTGCTCCACCGCGGGAACCCGCGAATCACCCTGTCCGGCAGGGTTTCGCGGTAGGTACGACGTTTGCAGCAGCAATTCTGCTGCTCACCGCAGGCATTGTCGCTCTGCTTCAGGGCATCGCGGCCGTTGCCGACAACAATCTGTTTGTCGTGGGTATCAACTACACGTACAAGTTCGACATCACGACGTGGGGTTGGATCCACATCATCTTGGGCATCATCGGGATCGTGGTGGCCCTCGGCCTCTTCACCGGTGCAGTGTGGGCCAGGGCGGCGGCAATCGTCATTGCGTCGCTCTCGATCATCGCCAACTTCTTGTGGATGCCGTATTACCCACTGTGGTCGATCCTGGTCATCGCGCTCGATGTCGTTGTGATCTGGGCGGTCGCGACCTGGGACAGGGACAGAGTCTAG
- a CDS encoding daunorubicin resistance protein DrrA family ABC transporter ATP-binding protein, whose amino-acid sequence MSRKPAITATGLKKAYDDKTVLDGIDISVDRGTVFALLGPNGAGKTTIVEILSTLVPADGGNIRIAGYNPSDDPDAVRSRIGVTGQFSAVDDYLSGEENLLLMADLHHLGKDERRTRTEELLKKFDLIDSADKLASTYSGGMRRRLDLAMTLIGRPEIIFLDEPTTGLDPRSRRTMWQIIRELVEGGVTIFLTTQYLEEADQLADHIAVLDQGRIVAQGTAAELKRHIPGGHIRLHFFDRDQLDSAAAVFDESSRDDAAYVLQVPSDGGVRSLRSLLDQLDAHSIDVKELSVHTPDLDDVFLTLTATERTDAR is encoded by the coding sequence ATGTCCCGTAAACCAGCCATCACCGCGACGGGCCTGAAGAAGGCCTACGACGACAAGACGGTACTGGACGGAATCGACATCTCCGTCGACCGCGGAACCGTCTTTGCGCTCCTCGGCCCCAACGGCGCCGGCAAGACCACCATCGTGGAAATTCTCTCGACCCTCGTTCCGGCAGACGGCGGCAACATCCGCATCGCCGGGTACAACCCTTCCGACGATCCCGACGCGGTGCGTTCGCGCATCGGCGTCACCGGGCAGTTCTCAGCGGTCGACGACTATCTGTCCGGTGAGGAAAACCTTCTCCTCATGGCCGACCTGCACCATCTCGGCAAGGACGAACGTCGAACGCGCACTGAAGAACTCCTGAAGAAGTTCGATCTGATCGACTCCGCGGACAAGCTGGCGTCGACCTACTCGGGCGGCATGCGTCGACGGCTCGACCTGGCAATGACGTTGATCGGACGACCGGAGATCATCTTCCTGGACGAGCCCACCACCGGCCTCGACCCCCGAAGCCGACGCACCATGTGGCAGATCATCCGGGAGTTGGTCGAGGGCGGTGTCACCATCTTCCTCACGACCCAGTACCTCGAGGAAGCTGATCAACTGGCCGACCACATCGCCGTCCTCGATCAGGGACGGATCGTCGCCCAAGGTACGGCAGCGGAACTCAAACGGCACATCCCCGGCGGCCACATTCGTCTTCACTTCTTCGACCGAGATCAGCTCGATTCTGCTGCAGCTGTTTTCGACGAATCATCACGTGATGATGCCGCCTACGTCCTCCAGGTCCCCAGCGACGGGGGTGTCCGCTCGCTGCGCTCTCTTCTCGACCAACTCGACGCTCACTCGATCGACGTCAAGGAACTCTCCGTGCACACACCCGACCTGGACGACGTGTTCCTGACTCTGACCGCCACCGAAAGGACCGACGCGCGATGA
- a CDS encoding toxin-antitoxin system HicB family antitoxin has translation MDLTPYVDNLRHELAVAAEAGGEDAKALADRLTAPLESAVRLTLLDALSAAAAEITRDLAPGSVDLRLRGREPEFVVAPAISEPVPAPVEEDPTPAPRPVTESDDASMTRINLRLGQDLKDRIEAAAREAGISVNAWLVRSAATALEGGANRSTPRQRTSQGSESFSGWVH, from the coding sequence ATGGACTTGACACCGTACGTAGACAACCTTCGCCACGAACTCGCGGTGGCGGCCGAAGCAGGCGGAGAAGACGCAAAGGCACTCGCCGATCGTTTGACCGCACCGCTGGAATCAGCAGTGCGACTCACCCTTCTCGACGCATTGTCTGCGGCAGCCGCCGAGATCACGCGTGACCTCGCCCCGGGTTCGGTGGACCTGCGCCTGCGGGGACGCGAACCCGAATTCGTGGTGGCACCAGCCATCAGTGAACCGGTTCCAGCCCCCGTCGAAGAGGACCCGACTCCGGCACCGCGCCCCGTCACGGAGTCCGACGACGCCTCGATGACTCGAATCAACCTGCGGCTGGGGCAAGACCTCAAAGACCGGATCGAGGCGGCGGCCCGGGAAGCCGGTATCTCCGTCAACGCGTGGCTGGTTCGCTCGGCTGCAACGGCTCTGGAAGGCGGCGCGAACAGAAGCACTCCGAGACAGCGCACGTCCCAAGGTTCCGAAAGCTTCAGCGGCTGGGTGCACTGA
- a CDS encoding CHAP domain-containing protein has product MSPAESNRRRRIVLWIAGVLGVVIVVGVVVVAVAPSRYLPWDTAEFPAVDASALTSDQGRVLELLQSEHEQDRPGTFYSDGIDEEWCADFVSWIMREAGRPLSNPNSGSWRIPGVYTLQEYYQGIGAYAENGSGYTPNVGDVVIYDSSRWVGQHTNIVVAVDGNSAVTVGGNEFGKVRVHDLDWQSDSAVVGFGKLHP; this is encoded by the coding sequence GTGAGTCCTGCCGAATCGAACCGCCGACGCCGCATCGTGCTCTGGATTGCCGGGGTGCTCGGCGTCGTGATCGTGGTTGGGGTGGTGGTCGTCGCGGTCGCACCATCGCGGTACCTGCCCTGGGACACGGCTGAGTTCCCGGCGGTGGACGCGAGTGCGCTCACGTCGGATCAAGGTCGGGTGCTCGAGCTACTGCAATCCGAGCATGAGCAGGACCGTCCGGGCACCTTCTATTCCGACGGCATCGACGAAGAGTGGTGCGCCGACTTTGTCAGCTGGATCATGAGGGAAGCGGGTCGACCGTTGTCCAACCCGAACTCCGGAAGTTGGCGCATCCCGGGGGTGTACACCTTGCAGGAGTATTACCAAGGGATCGGCGCGTACGCCGAGAACGGCAGCGGGTACACCCCGAATGTGGGTGATGTGGTGATCTACGACAGTTCGAGATGGGTCGGTCAGCACACCAACATCGTTGTGGCAGTGGACGGCAACTCTGCGGTCACGGTTGGCGGCAACGAGTTCGGCAAGGTGCGGGTTCATGATCTGGACTGGCAATCCGACTCTGCCGTCGTGGGATTCGGAAAACTTCACCCCTGA
- a CDS encoding ABC transporter permease, with translation MTTMTLAYQDSKTMLRRSIRHILRYPSMTVMLVGMPVVFLLLFVYVLGGTLGNGLGPGGGGRAEYVNYVAPAIILMTVASAAQGTAISVATDMTAGIIARFRTMAITRTSVLTGHVLGSLLQTIVSLVVVIAVAIAVGFRPTAGFVEWAATFALLVLVSIAMIWLSVAFGLVSKSVETASNLPMVLILLPFLGSGFVPTDSMPTVLRWFAEYQPFTPIIETLRGLLLGEAIGNNAILAIGWCVAITFLSYLWARSLFNRRPVR, from the coding sequence ATGACCACCATGACGCTTGCCTATCAGGACTCGAAAACCATGCTGCGTCGCAGCATTCGACACATCCTTCGATATCCGTCGATGACGGTGATGCTCGTCGGAATGCCAGTCGTTTTCCTACTGCTGTTCGTCTACGTGCTCGGCGGAACGCTCGGGAACGGCCTCGGCCCCGGCGGTGGCGGCCGAGCCGAGTATGTCAATTACGTTGCACCGGCGATTATTCTGATGACCGTGGCATCAGCGGCACAAGGTACTGCCATCTCCGTCGCAACCGATATGACCGCCGGGATCATTGCACGATTCCGAACGATGGCGATCACGCGCACGTCCGTCCTGACCGGTCACGTTCTCGGCAGCCTCCTTCAGACGATCGTGAGCCTCGTTGTCGTCATCGCCGTAGCGATAGCCGTCGGCTTCCGGCCCACTGCAGGCTTCGTGGAGTGGGCCGCGACGTTTGCACTCCTCGTCCTGGTCTCCATCGCCATGATCTGGTTGTCGGTCGCCTTCGGCCTCGTCAGCAAGAGTGTCGAGACGGCCAGCAACCTTCCAATGGTGTTGATCCTCTTGCCGTTCCTGGGAAGCGGCTTTGTCCCCACCGACTCGATGCCGACCGTGTTGCGATGGTTCGCCGAGTATCAGCCGTTCACTCCGATCATCGAGACTCTTCGAGGACTTCTTCTCGGCGAAGCCATCGGAAACAACGCGATACTCGCGATCGGATGGTGCGTCGCAATCACCTTCCTCTCCTACCTCTGGGCACGGAGTTTGTTCAACCGACGCCCGGTGCGCTGA